In a genomic window of Streptomyces puniciscabiei:
- a CDS encoding carbohydrate ABC transporter permease, with translation MAPPRSFLWSRRVFLTLLTGFVLVPVYVMVSSSLKPLADVTGKFRWLPSGLTIRPYIDIWSTVPLAKYFVNSLIVAGAATACSVVIAVFAAYAVSRYDFRGKRVFTVTVLSTQMFPGILFLLPLFLIYVNIGNATGIALFGSRGGLILTYLTFSLPFSIWMLIGYFDSVPRDLDEAALVDGCGPLGALLRIVVPAAIPGIVAVAVYAFMTAWGEVLFASVMTDDTTRTLAVGLQGYSTLNDVYWNQIMAASLVVSVPVVAGFLLLQRYLVAGLTAGAVK, from the coding sequence ATGGCGCCGCCGCGTTCCTTCCTGTGGTCCCGGCGGGTCTTCCTCACCCTGCTCACCGGTTTCGTGCTGGTCCCGGTGTACGTGATGGTCTCCAGCTCGCTGAAGCCGCTGGCGGACGTCACCGGCAAGTTCCGCTGGCTGCCGAGCGGGCTGACCATCCGCCCGTACATCGACATCTGGTCGACGGTCCCGCTCGCGAAGTACTTCGTGAACTCGTTGATCGTGGCGGGCGCGGCGACGGCCTGCTCGGTCGTGATCGCCGTGTTCGCGGCCTACGCCGTCAGCCGCTACGACTTCCGCGGCAAGCGCGTCTTCACGGTGACGGTCCTGTCGACGCAGATGTTCCCCGGCATCCTCTTCCTCCTCCCGCTCTTCCTCATCTACGTCAACATCGGCAACGCCACCGGCATCGCCCTGTTCGGCTCCCGAGGCGGCCTGATCCTGACGTATCTGACCTTCTCCCTCCCCTTCTCCATCTGGATGCTGATCGGGTACTTCGACTCGGTGCCGCGCGACCTGGACGAGGCGGCCCTGGTGGACGGCTGCGGACCGCTCGGCGCGCTGCTCAGGATCGTCGTACCGGCCGCGATCCCCGGCATCGTCGCGGTCGCCGTCTACGCCTTCATGACCGCCTGGGGCGAGGTGCTCTTCGCGTCCGTCATGACCGACGACACCACCCGCACCCTCGCCGTCGGCCTGCAGGGCTACTCCACCCTCAACGACGTCTACTGGAACCAGATCATGGCCGCCTCGCTGGTCGTCAGCGTGCCCGTGGTGGCCGGCTTCCTCCTCCTGCAGCGCTATCTCGTCGCGGGTCTGACGGCAGGTGCCGTCAAGTGA